The following are encoded in a window of Carya illinoinensis cultivar Pawnee chromosome 15, C.illinoinensisPawnee_v1, whole genome shotgun sequence genomic DNA:
- the LOC122297506 gene encoding ras-related protein RABA6a, with protein MADSFDEECDYLFKAVLTGDSGVGKSNLLSRFAKDEFRLDSKPTIGVEFAYRNIKVGDKLIKAQIWDTAGQERFRAITSSYYRGALGAMLVYDITRRGTFENVKKWLQELRQFGSGDMVIVLVGNKTDLGHSREVGEEEGNSLAEAEGLCFMETSALEKVNVEEAFMHMITKIHEITSQKSLEAKTNGTAPSTTSLCSGEKIITIDHEVSATKQSTTCCLK; from the exons ATGgctgattcatttgatgaagaGTGTGATTATCTGTTTAAAGCTGTTCTTACTGGAGATTCTGGGGTTGGAAAATCAAACCTTCTCTCAAGATTTGCAAAAGATGAATTCAGGTTAGATTCAAAGCCCACCATAGGTGTGGAGTTTGCTTACAGGAATATAAAGGTTGGAGACAAGCTGATCAAGGCTCAGATATGGGATACTGCTGGCCAAGAAAG GTTTAGAGCCATTACCAGTTCATACTACCGAGGAGCACTGGGTGCGATGTTAGTCTACGACATAACAAGGCGAGGAACATTCGAAAATGTGAAGAAATGGTTGCAGGAGCTAAGACAATTTGGGAGTGGAGACATGGTGATTGTTCTTGTTGGGAACAAAACTGATCTTGGTCACTCTAGAGAGGTGGGTGAGGAAGAAGGAAACAGTCTTGCCGAGGCAGAAGGTTTGTGTTTCATGGAAACATCTGCATTGGAGAAGGTGAATGTGGAGGAAGCATTCATGCATATGATTACCAAAATCCATGAAATCACAAGCCAGAAAAGCTTGGAAGCCAAAACAAATGGAACAGCCCCAAGCACTACTAGTCTTTGTAGTGGAGAAAAGATAATCACCATTGATCATGAAGTTTCAGCCACCAAGCAATCAACTACTTGTTGCCTAAAGTAG